Within Candidatus Melainabacteria bacterium RIFOXYA2_FULL_32_9, the genomic segment CCTTTTGCAATCTTCTTTTCTTTATTGCATTTTTCAGACATTCTTTATTGTAGCAAAGATATGAAGAACGGCCAAAATGTCTGGAAGTTGGTGATATAACTACCTCACAGGTATCATGTGTTTTTGTAATTTTTACAAGGTGAGATCTTTCTTTTAATTCACCGCATCCAACACATCTTCTAATTATATCTTTTTTATCAAGCGTCCTCTTCTTCATACTCTTCTTGTTCACCGTAATTATATGAACCTTCTTCAGATTCAATTTGACTTAAGCTCTTAATATCGATTCTCCATCCGGTTAAGCGATGAGCAAGTCTAACATTTTGTCCTTCTCTTCCGATAGCTAGACTCAACTGATCATCCGGAACTATAACCAGAGCTTCTCTAACTTCTTCTGTATTTGCCAGAATCTCAACTGATACTATTCTTGCTGGAGAAAGTGCATTAATAATGTATTCTACAGGATCATCAGAGTATCTAATAATATCAATTTTTTCATTTTTAAGTTCATTTACGATAGTCTGTATCCTGCTTCCTCTTGGTCCTATGCAAGCTCCTACAGGATCAACTTCAGGATCATTACTTGCAACACCTATTTTTGTTCTATAACCAGCTTCTCTTGCTATAGATACAATATCAACAATTCCATCTTCAATTTCAGGAACTTCTAATTCAAACAACTCCTGAACAATTCTTGGATGAACCTGAGAAACTATTACTTGAGGAAGACGTGTAGTCTCTTTAACATCAAGAACATATACCCTGATTCTATCATTAACTCTGTAATATTCACCCGGTATTTGTTCTCTTGTAGGTAAAATAGCTTCAATTTTACCTATACTAACGATTACATTTCGTGATTCAACTCTCTGAATTATTCCAGTAGTAAGAGTACCTTTCTTTTCGGTAAACTCCTCAAGGATTAACTTCCTTTCAGCTTCTCTAATACGCTGAACAATAACCTGTTTTGCAGATTGAGCAGCAATTCGTCCAAAGTCATCAGGAGTAACCTCAATTAAAACTTCTTCTCCAAGCTTTGCTTGCTTGTCAATTTTTTTAGCTTCTTCAAGAGTTATTTCTGTAAGCTCGTTTTCTACTTCTTCTACTACCTCTTTACGACGAAATACGCCTAATTCACCTGTAGATTCAATAACTTGAGCTTCAATATTAGAGACGTCTTGAGATCTAATATGTTTCTTGTAAGCTGTAACCATTGCATCACAAAGAGATCTGATAATTATATCTTTTGGAATACCTTTCTCTCTCTCTAATTGCTCTGTTGCTTCAAGAAGTGCTGCTCCTATTTTAATCACGTTAATCTCCTTTATACTTTAAAAAATCAGCTTTTAATTTAACCGAAGAAATATTTTGATCTTTTATAATTATTTCTTTTTCTGTATCCAGTACCTGAACTTTTAATCCGGTTTCCGGATTGTAATCTATGATTTTTGCTAAAAACTTTTTAAGCCCTTCCTCCGGCTGCTTTAATTTAATCTCAACTTTTTTGCC encodes:
- the nusA gene encoding transcription termination/antitermination protein NusA (modifies transcription through interactions with RNA polymerase affecting elongation, readthrough, termination, and antitermination), yielding MGAALLEATEQLEREKGIPKDIIIRSLCDAMVTAYKKHIRSQDVSNIEAQVIESTGELGVFRRKEVVEEVENELTEITLEEAKKIDKQAKLGEEVLIEVTPDDFGRIAAQSAKQVIVQRIREAERKLILEEFTEKKGTLTTGIIQRVESRNVIVSIGKIEAILPTREQIPGEYYRVNDRIRVYVLDVKETTRLPQVIVSQVHPRIVQELFELEVPEIEDGIVDIVSIAREAGYRTKIGVASNDPEVDPVGACIGPRGSRIQTIVNELKNEKIDIIRYSDDPVEYIINALSPARIVSVEILANTEEVREALVIVPDDQLSLAIGREGQNVRLAHRLTGWRIDIKSLSQIESEEGSYNYGEQEEYEEEDA